A single window of Narcine bancroftii isolate sNarBan1 chromosome 1, sNarBan1.hap1, whole genome shotgun sequence DNA harbors:
- the helt gene encoding hairy and enhancer of split-related protein helt, with the protein MSAKTKERKTAPVSHKVIEKRRRDRINRCLNELGKTVPMALAKQGTGKLEKAEILEMTVQYLRALHSADFSRGREKGELLAELANYFHAGYHECMKNLVHYLTTVERMETKDTKYARILAFLQSKSRRCSDPIFGPISSHDTDYSYQLHPVPEFTNSRLNESLLQQGAGVARTQTMHWHGSARSPGLPFIPSPTIPMTNPGQQPTFLHSVQGLDRHYINVIGHSHPNTFGLHSSQHANL; encoded by the exons ATGTCCGCCAAAACGAAAGAGCGCAAG ACTGCTCCTGTGTCCCACAAAGTGATCGAGAAAAGACGCAGAGATCGGATCAATCGCTGTCTGAACGAGCTTGGCAAAACTGTTCCAATGGCATTGGCAAAGCAG GGCACTGGGAAACTGGAAAAAGCAGAGATTTTGGAAATGACAGTTCAGTATTTAAGGGCTCTGCACTCGGCTGATTTCTCCAGAGGAAGAGAAAAAG GCGAACTACTAGCAGAATTGGCCAACTACTTCCACGCCGGTTATCACGAGTGTATGAAGAACCTGGTCCATTATCTGACCACGGTGGAGCGCATGGAAACAAAGGACACAAAATACGCCCGAATTCTCGCCTTCTTGCAGTCCAAATCTCGCCGATGTTCCGATCCGATCTTCGGGCCAATTTCTTCTCACGACACGGACTATTCGTATCAGCTTCACCCCGTGCCAGAATTTACAAATTCGCGTTTGAACGAGTCCTTACTGCAGCAAGGGGCCGGGGTGGCAAGAACACAAACCATGCACTGGCACGGTTCAGCTCGGAGTCCCGGACTCCCCTTTATTCCAAGCCCAACCATCCCTATGACTAACCCAGGGCAGCAACCTACTTTCCTCCACTCTGTGCAAGGCCTCGATCGCCATTATATTAACGTGATTGGCCACTCACACCCGAATACCTTTGGCCTTCACAGCTCTCAACATGCAAATTTATAG